The Cucumis melo cultivar AY chromosome 5, USDA_Cmelo_AY_1.0, whole genome shotgun sequence genome has a segment encoding these proteins:
- the LOC103485762 gene encoding cysteine protease ATG4-like isoform X2, with translation MGRGKDLKSTCSSETTADVIDRTHRSVCSELGSKNHISSKASLWSGFFSSNFSIFDHHKDSSVSEKKVFHSRHNVWATVRKVMTSGSMRRIQERILGSRRSGVYTSGGDIWLLGVCHKISQDHLPDDAASSTGVAGFEQDFSSRILMTYRKGFNVIQDSKYTSDVNWGCMLRSSQMLVSQALLFHRLGRSWRKPSQKAGRAYDLAAGSWVGPYAMCRSWETLVRSKRETPILQDQQLPMAIYIVSGDEDGERGGAPVLYIDDASRHCFEFSKGQHDWSPILLLVPLVLGLEKINPRYIPSLRTTFTFPQSLGILGGKPGASTYIVGVQDENAFYLDPHEVQQVVNIDKDDLEADTSSYHCNVIRHIPLESIDPSLAIGFYCRDKDDFDNFCYRASKLAEESDGAPLFTVAETHSTNSGRQSSALNDHSRLVEDDADGAVHMPNEEEAHEDDWQFL, from the exons ATGGGAAGGGGGAAAGATCTGAAATCAACATGCTCTTCTGAAACTACAGCTGATGTTATAGATAGAACTCATCGATCTGTTTGCTCGGAGTTAGGGTCTAAAAATCACATATCCTCCAAAGCCTCCTTATGGTCAGGCTTCTTTTCATccaatttctcaatttttgacCATCACAAAGACTCCTCTGTCAGTGAAAAGAAGGTATTTCATTCTCGACACAATGTTTGGGCAACTGTAAGGAAAGTTATGACAAGTGGCTCAATGAGGAGAATTCAGGAGCGCATACTGGGTTCTCGCAGAAGTGGTGTCTATACCTCCGGTGGTGATATATGGCTTCTTGGTGTGTGCCATAAAATTTCCCAAGATCACCTTCCTGATGATGCAGCATCTAGCACTGGTGTAGCAGGATTTGAGCAAGATTTTTCATCTAGAATTCTGATGACCTATCGTAAAG GTTTCAATGTTATTCAAGACTCGAAATACACCAGTGATGTTAATTGGGGTTGCATGCTAAGAAGCAGCCAAATGCTTGTTTCTCAG GCATTGCTTTTTCATAGATTAGGAAGATCTTGGAGAAAGCCTTCGCAGAAG GCAGGAAGGGCCTATGACCTTGCTGCTGGGTCATGGGTGGGACCATATGCCATGTGTAGGTCATGGGAAACTCTAGTCCGCTCAAAGAGGGAGACCCCTATTCTCCAAGACCAGCAACTTCCGATGGCCATTTACATTGTTTCTGGAGACGAAGACGGAGAGAGAGGCGGAGCTCCAGTTTTATACATTGATGATGCCTCAAGACAttgttttgaattttcaaaagGCCAACATGATTGGAGCCCCATTCTTTTATTAGTTCCTTTGGTTCTTGGACTTGAAAAAATCAACCCAAG GTACATCCCATCATTGCGTACAACATTTACCTTTCCCCAAAGCCTGGGAATCTTGGGAGGGAAGCCTGGTGCTTCAACATACATAGTGGGCGTTCAAGATGAAAATGCCTTTTACCTTGATCCTCATGAAGTTCAGCAG GTAGTTAATATTGATAAGGATGACCTAGAGGCTGATACTTCCTCTTACCACTGCAA TGTCATCCGGCACATCCCGTTAGAATCCATAGATCCTTCTCTAGCAATTGGATTTTATTGTCGTGACAAAG ATGATTTTGACAATTTCTGTTATCGGGCATCGAAGTTGGCAGAGGAGTCAGATGGAGCTCCATTGTTTACTGTTGCTGAAACACATTCCACAAATTCAGGGAGACAGAGCAGTGCATTGAATGACCATAGTAGGTTAGTGGAGGACGATGCGGATGGCGCGGTGCACATGCCGAACGAAGAGGAAGCACATGAGGACGACTGGCAATTTCTTTGA
- the LOC103485762 gene encoding cysteine protease ATG4-like isoform X1, with protein sequence MGRGKDLKSTCSSETTADVIDRTHRSVCSELGSKNHISSKASLWSGFFSSNFSIFDHHKDSSVSEKKVFHSRHNVWATVRKVMTSGSMRRIQERILGSRRSGVYTSGGDIWLLGVCHKISQDHLPDDAASSTGVAGFEQDFSSRILMTYRKGFNVIQDSKYTSDVNWGCMLRSSQMLVSQALLFHRLGRSWRKPSQKPFDKEYVEILHLFGDSDTSAFSIHNLLQAGRAYDLAAGSWVGPYAMCRSWETLVRSKRETPILQDQQLPMAIYIVSGDEDGERGGAPVLYIDDASRHCFEFSKGQHDWSPILLLVPLVLGLEKINPRYIPSLRTTFTFPQSLGILGGKPGASTYIVGVQDENAFYLDPHEVQQVVNIDKDDLEADTSSYHCNVIRHIPLESIDPSLAIGFYCRDKDDFDNFCYRASKLAEESDGAPLFTVAETHSTNSGRQSSALNDHSRLVEDDADGAVHMPNEEEAHEDDWQFL encoded by the exons ATGGGAAGGGGGAAAGATCTGAAATCAACATGCTCTTCTGAAACTACAGCTGATGTTATAGATAGAACTCATCGATCTGTTTGCTCGGAGTTAGGGTCTAAAAATCACATATCCTCCAAAGCCTCCTTATGGTCAGGCTTCTTTTCATccaatttctcaatttttgacCATCACAAAGACTCCTCTGTCAGTGAAAAGAAGGTATTTCATTCTCGACACAATGTTTGGGCAACTGTAAGGAAAGTTATGACAAGTGGCTCAATGAGGAGAATTCAGGAGCGCATACTGGGTTCTCGCAGAAGTGGTGTCTATACCTCCGGTGGTGATATATGGCTTCTTGGTGTGTGCCATAAAATTTCCCAAGATCACCTTCCTGATGATGCAGCATCTAGCACTGGTGTAGCAGGATTTGAGCAAGATTTTTCATCTAGAATTCTGATGACCTATCGTAAAG GTTTCAATGTTATTCAAGACTCGAAATACACCAGTGATGTTAATTGGGGTTGCATGCTAAGAAGCAGCCAAATGCTTGTTTCTCAG GCATTGCTTTTTCATAGATTAGGAAGATCTTGGAGAAAGCCTTCGCAGAAG CCATTTGATAAAGAATATGTTGAAATTTTGCACCTTTTTGGTGACTCGGATACCTCGGCATTTTCGATTCATAATCTTCTTCAGGCAGGAAGGGCCTATGACCTTGCTGCTGGGTCATGGGTGGGACCATATGCCATGTGTAGGTCATGGGAAACTCTAGTCCGCTCAAAGAGGGAGACCCCTATTCTCCAAGACCAGCAACTTCCGATGGCCATTTACATTGTTTCTGGAGACGAAGACGGAGAGAGAGGCGGAGCTCCAGTTTTATACATTGATGATGCCTCAAGACAttgttttgaattttcaaaagGCCAACATGATTGGAGCCCCATTCTTTTATTAGTTCCTTTGGTTCTTGGACTTGAAAAAATCAACCCAAG GTACATCCCATCATTGCGTACAACATTTACCTTTCCCCAAAGCCTGGGAATCTTGGGAGGGAAGCCTGGTGCTTCAACATACATAGTGGGCGTTCAAGATGAAAATGCCTTTTACCTTGATCCTCATGAAGTTCAGCAG GTAGTTAATATTGATAAGGATGACCTAGAGGCTGATACTTCCTCTTACCACTGCAA TGTCATCCGGCACATCCCGTTAGAATCCATAGATCCTTCTCTAGCAATTGGATTTTATTGTCGTGACAAAG ATGATTTTGACAATTTCTGTTATCGGGCATCGAAGTTGGCAGAGGAGTCAGATGGAGCTCCATTGTTTACTGTTGCTGAAACACATTCCACAAATTCAGGGAGACAGAGCAGTGCATTGAATGACCATAGTAGGTTAGTGGAGGACGATGCGGATGGCGCGGTGCACATGCCGAACGAAGAGGAAGCACATGAGGACGACTGGCAATTTCTTTGA